The following proteins are encoded in a genomic region of Triticum dicoccoides isolate Atlit2015 ecotype Zavitan chromosome 1B, WEW_v2.0, whole genome shotgun sequence:
- the LOC119309878 gene encoding sugar transport protein 8-like — translation MAGGFVAADAKTGHRQFKGKITWYVWICGIIAATCGLMFGYDIGISGGVTAMDDFLVRFFPTVYARKHRAKENNYCKFDDQRLQLFTSSLYLAALVTSLGASMACTRFGRKRTMQAASVFFLIGAGLCAGAVNIAMLIIGRISLGVGVGFGNQAAPLFLSEIAPAHIRGALNILFQLNVTIGILVANIVNYYTSNIHPVGWRYSLGGAAVPAAILFLGSLVITETPTSLVERGHRVAGRAMLERIRGTKEVDEEFNEINSACETAAALCAEEKPFRRLRRRESRPPLVIAILMQVFQQFTGINAIMFYAPVLFQTMGFESNASLLSAVVTGGVNVISTLVSIILVDKIGRRKLLLEACVQMLIAQVTVGGIMWVQVKDNNNPSHSWALAIVVLICVYVSSFAWSWGPMGWLIPSETFPLATRTAGFSCAVSANMFFTFVIAQAFLSMMCTMRAFIFFFFAICIVIMGVFVLTLLPETKGVPVDEMLDRVWRRHWFWKRFFGDADEAKINNC, via the exons ATGGCAGGGGGGTTCGTCGCTGCAGACGCCAAGACCGGCCACCGGCAGTTCAAAGGAAAAATCACATGGTACGTTTGGATCTGTGGCATCATCGCTGCCACCTGCGGGTTGATGTTCGGCTACGACATTGGTATCTCAG GCGGTGTGACGGCCATGGACGACTTCCTGGTGCGGTTCTTCCCGACGGTGTACGCGCGGAAGCACCGCGCCAAGGAGAACAACTACTGCAAGTTCGACGACCAGCGGCTGCAGCTCTTCACGTCGTCGCTCTACCTGGCCGCGCTCGTCACCAGCCTCGGGGCGTCCATGGCGTGCACGCGCTTCGGCCGCAAGCGCACCATGCAGGCCGCCTCCGTCTTCTTCCTCATCGGCGCCGGGCTCTGCGCGGGGGCCGTCAACATCGCCATGCTCATCATCGGCCGCATCAgcctcggcgtcggcgtcggcttcGGCAACCAGGCCGCGCCGCTCTTCCTCTCCGAGATCGCGCCGGCGCACATCCGCGGGGCGCTCAACATCCTCTTCCAGCTCAACGTCACCATCGGGATCCTCGTCGCCAACATCGTCAACTACTACACGTCCAACATCCACCCGGTCGGCTGGAGATACTCGCTCGGCGGTGCGGCGGTCCCGGCGGCGATACTGTTCCTCGGGTCGCTCGTCATCACCGAGACGCCGACGAGCCTCGTGGAGCGCGGGCACCGCGTGGCCGGCCGCGCCATGCTGGAGAGGATCCGCGGCACCAAGGAGGTGGACGAAGAGTTCAACGAGATCAACTCCGCGTGCGAGACGGCGGCCGCGTTGTGCGCGGAGGAGAAGCCGTTCCGGCGGCTCAGGCGCCGGGAGAGCCGGCCGCCGCTGGTGATCGCCATCCTCATGCAGGTGTTCCAGCAGTTCACGGGCATCAACGCCATCATGTTCTACGCGCCGGTCTTGTTCCAGACCATGGGCTTCGAGAGCAACGCCtccctcctctccgccgtcgtgacCGGCGGCGTCAACGTCATCTCCACACTGGTGTCCATCATCCTCGTCGACAAGATCGGCCGCCGCAAGCTACTCCTCGAGGCCTGCGTCCAAATGCTCATCGCCCAG GTGACAGTGGGAGGGATCATGTGGGTGCAAGTGAAAGACAACAACAACCCTAGCCACTCGTGGGCGCTGGCCATCGTGGTGCTGATATGCGTCTACGTGTCGAGCTTCGCGTGGTCGTGGGGCCCCATGGGGTGGCTGATCCCGTCGGAGACGTTCCCGCTGGCGACGCGGACGGCGGGCTTCTCCTGCGCGGTGAGCGCCAACATGTTCTTCACCTTCGTCATCGCGCAGGCGTTCCTGTCCATGATGTGCACCATGcgggccttcatcttcttcttcttcgccatctgcATCGTCATCATGGGGGTCTTCGTCCTCACGCTGCTGCCGGAGACCAAGGGCGTGCCCGTCGACGAGATGCTCGACAGGGTGTGGCGGCGGCACTGGTTCTGGAAGAGGTTCTTCGGCGACGCCGACGAGGCCAAGATTAATAACTGCTAG